One genomic segment of Hordeum vulgare subsp. vulgare chromosome 2H, MorexV3_pseudomolecules_assembly, whole genome shotgun sequence includes these proteins:
- the LOC123430405 gene encoding transcription factor MYB80: MGRIPCCEKDNVKRGQWTPEEDNKLLSYITQHGTRNWRLIPKNAGLQRCGKSCRLRWTNYLRPDLKHGEFTDAEEQTIIKLHSVVGNRWSVIAAQLPGRTDNDVKNHWNTKLKKKLSGMGIDPITHKSFSHLMAEIATTLAPPQVAHLAEAALGCFKDEMLHLLTKKRPTDFPSPAMPDMAAGASAGMAMGSGALIAPCFAAPPQADDTIERIKMGLSRAIMSEPAAPADDKPWPSGDMSEGLAGMYAAFNPAQATEFRYEGTASGYVLGGDGDQGTSMWSHHSMYSGSSGTEGGRPALQEKGNDSVGSSRGDDEAEDGKDGGKGTSDMSGLFGSDCVLWDLPDELTNHMCD, encoded by the exons ATGGGCCGGATCCCTTGCTGCGAGAAGGACAACGTGAAGCGCGGGCAGTGGACGCCCGAGGAAGACAACAAGCTGCTCTCCTACATCACGCAGCACGGCACGCGCAACTGGCGCCTCATCCCCAAGAACGCCG GGCTGCAGCGCTGCGGGAAGAGCTGCCGCCTGCGGTGGACCAACTACCTGCGGCCCGACCTCAAGCACGGCGAGTTCACTGACGCCGAGGAGCAGACCATCATCAAGCTGCACTCCGTCGTCGGCAACAG GTGGTCGGTGATCGCAGCCCAGCTGCCCGGCCGGACGGACAACGACGTCAAGAACCACTGGAACACCAAGCTCAAGAAGAAGCTGTCCGGGATGGGCATCGACCCCATCACGCACAAGTCCTTCTCCCACCTCATGGCCGAGATCGCCACCACGCTCGCCCCGCCGCAGGTGGCGCACCTCGCCGAGGCAGCCCTGGGGTGCTTCAAGGACGAGATGCTCCACCTCCTCACCAAGAAGCGCCCCACCGACTTCCCCTCGCCCGCCATGCCCGACATGGCAGCGGGCGCCAGCGCCGGCATGGCCATGGGCTCGGGCGCGCTCATAGCGCCCTGCTTCGCCGCGCCGCCACAAGCCGACGACACCATCGAGCGCATCAAGATGGGCCTGTCCCGCGCCATCATGAGCGAGCCCGCCGCTCCCGCGGACGACAAGCCGTGGCCATCGGGCGATATGTCCGAGGGGCTGGCCGGCATGTACGCCGCGTTCAACCCGGCGCAGGCGACGGAGTTCCGGTACGAAGGGACGGCGTCGGGGTACGTCCTTGGTGGCGACGGCGACCAGGGCACGTCGATGTGGAGCCACCACAGCATGTACAGCGGGAGCTCCGGCACCGAGGGGGGCAGGCCGGCATTGCAGGAAAAGGGCAACGACAGCGTCGGCAGCAGCCGCGGCGACGATGAGGCGGAAGACGGCAAGGATGGAGGGAAGGGAACCTCCGACATGTCGGGGCTGTTTGGATCCGATTGCGTACTCTGGGACTTGCCCGACGAGCTCACGAATCACATGTGTGACTAA